From Mycobacterium lacus, one genomic window encodes:
- a CDS encoding TetR/AcrR family transcriptional regulator, which produces MPRSPGRRSEILDAFVRYVAERGYDRTNIGDIADELGMSKGTIVHHFGTKAQMLRELEETHLAHQLDVLRMVWDRLAAPHERIAAIIYASTLLQVIARNATVASQREVVQLSDDPAMRQVRKLRQQLQTLTVDEIRKGVESGVFRSVDVDLASLQLWGSLQWMWVWFDPADSRTPEQVGAAFVDVFLGGLLLDRLGLSKWANPSADVISVVRECLDAVTSSKD; this is translated from the coding sequence ATGCCCAGATCGCCTGGCAGGCGTAGCGAGATTCTCGACGCGTTTGTCCGCTATGTCGCCGAACGTGGGTACGACAGAACGAATATCGGCGACATCGCCGACGAGCTTGGCATGTCTAAGGGCACCATCGTTCATCACTTCGGAACCAAAGCGCAGATGTTGCGGGAGCTTGAAGAAACCCACCTGGCCCACCAGCTCGATGTGCTACGGATGGTATGGGATCGCCTGGCCGCGCCCCACGAACGCATCGCCGCAATCATTTACGCCTCCACGCTGCTACAGGTAATCGCCCGCAACGCGACGGTGGCGAGCCAGCGCGAGGTGGTTCAGTTGTCCGACGACCCGGCGATGCGGCAAGTGCGTAAGTTGCGGCAGCAATTGCAAACGCTCACGGTTGACGAGATCCGCAAAGGCGTAGAGAGCGGTGTGTTCCGGAGCGTGGATGTCGATCTGGCGTCACTGCAGCTGTGGGGATCGCTTCAGTGGATGTGGGTGTGGTTCGATCCCGCCGATTCCCGGACACCCGAACAAGTCGGGGCCGCGTTTGTCGACGTGTTCCTCGGTGGACTGCTGCTCGACCGCTTGGGGCTTAGCAAGTGGGCGAACCCTTCCGCGGACGTCATCTCGGTGGTGCGTGAATGCCTTGACGCGGTGACGAGTTCGAAAGATTGA
- a CDS encoding MlaE family ABC transporter permease codes for MCVLTGKALMLPFEWREFIVNGWFLMRVSLLPTIAVSIPETVLLIFTLNVLLAEFGAADVSGAGAGIGAVTQLGPIVTVLVVAGAGGTAICADLGARTIREEIDALEVLGIDPIHRLVVPRVVASTVVAVLLNGLVIAVGLGGGYLFSVYLQNVSSGAYLSTLTALTGLPEVVIAFIKAATFGLIAGLVGCYRGLIVRGGSKGLGTAVNETVVLCFIALFAVNAALTTIGVRFGTGR; via the coding sequence ATGTGCGTGCTGACCGGCAAAGCGCTGATGCTGCCGTTCGAATGGCGTGAGTTCATCGTGAATGGCTGGTTCCTCATGCGGGTATCGCTGCTGCCCACCATCGCGGTGTCCATCCCGGAAACCGTGCTGCTCATCTTCACACTCAACGTCCTACTCGCCGAGTTCGGCGCGGCCGACGTCTCCGGCGCTGGTGCAGGGATCGGCGCGGTCACCCAGCTCGGCCCGATCGTGACGGTGCTGGTGGTCGCCGGCGCCGGCGGCACCGCCATCTGCGCCGACCTCGGCGCTCGCACCATCCGCGAGGAGATCGATGCGCTCGAGGTGCTCGGCATCGACCCGATCCATCGGCTGGTGGTGCCCCGCGTCGTCGCCTCGACAGTCGTCGCGGTGCTGCTCAACGGCCTCGTGATCGCGGTCGGCCTCGGGGGCGGCTACCTCTTCAGCGTGTACCTGCAGAACGTCTCGAGCGGTGCCTACCTCTCCACGTTGACAGCGCTCACCGGCCTGCCCGAGGTGGTGATCGCGTTTATTAAGGCCGCGACGTTCGGGCTGATCGCCGGCCTGGTCGGGTGTTACCGCGGGCTGATCGTCCGCGGCGGGTCTAAAGGTCTGGGTACGGCCGTCAACGAAACGGTGGTGCTGTGCTTCATCGCGCTGTTCGCGGTAAACGCGGCGCTGACCACCATCGGTGTCCGGTTCGGAACGGGGCGCTGA
- a CDS encoding ABC transporter permease, with translation MASATAAAAPHGGFPRAAFRRYGEAPARLLVEIGQMIWFALSAVAQIPFALHRYRKELVRMVAQMGMGTGAMAVAGGTAAIVGFITLSAGSLVAIQGFASLGNIGVEAFTGFLAAMVNVRFVAPVAAGQALAATVGAGATAELGAMRISEEIDALEVMSIRSIAYLASTRVVAGLIVIIPLYGLGITLAFLSAQVTTVFLYGQSAGTYSHYFHTFLRLDDVGWSFAEVILVAVVVMTTHCYYGYTATGGPVGVGEAVGRSMRLSLVTIVVVVVLTAMSVYGKNPNFNLTV, from the coding sequence ATGGCCTCGGCTACAGCGGCTGCCGCGCCACATGGCGGCTTCCCGCGGGCCGCCTTTAGGCGATACGGGGAGGCCCCGGCCCGGCTCCTGGTCGAGATCGGGCAGATGATCTGGTTCGCCCTGAGCGCGGTCGCGCAGATCCCCTTCGCCCTGCACCGCTACCGCAAGGAGCTGGTGCGGATGGTTGCCCAGATGGGGATGGGTACCGGCGCGATGGCCGTGGCCGGCGGCACCGCCGCCATTGTCGGTTTCATCACCTTGTCGGCGGGCTCACTGGTCGCCATCCAGGGCTTCGCGTCGCTGGGCAACATCGGTGTCGAGGCGTTCACCGGCTTCTTGGCCGCAATGGTCAATGTGCGGTTTGTGGCGCCGGTGGCCGCCGGCCAGGCGCTGGCCGCCACGGTCGGTGCCGGCGCCACCGCCGAACTGGGCGCCATGCGCATCAGCGAGGAGATCGACGCGCTGGAGGTGATGAGTATCAGGTCGATCGCCTACCTGGCGTCCACCCGGGTAGTGGCGGGCCTGATCGTGATCATCCCGCTCTACGGGCTGGGGATTACCCTGGCCTTCCTGTCCGCGCAGGTCACCACTGTTTTCTTGTATGGGCAGTCCGCCGGCACGTACAGCCACTACTTCCACACATTCCTGCGCCTAGACGACGTGGGCTGGTCGTTCGCGGAGGTAATCCTGGTTGCGGTGGTCGTGATGACCACCCACTGCTACTACGGCTACACCGCCACCGGCGGGCCCGTGGGCGTCGGTGAAGCGGTCGGCCGGTCGATGCGCCTGTCGTTGGTCACCATCGTTGTTGTGGTCGTACTGACCGCGATGTCGGTCTACGGCAAAAACCCGAACTTCAACCTCACCGTGTAG
- a CDS encoding MCE family protein: MTMPAKENPPRIPPYKTAAAVFLVVAAAVLAVVWLQFRGQFTPKTRLTMVAPRAGLVMDPGSKVTYNGVEIGRVASITEIHRDGTPVAKFVLDVDPKYITLIPANVDANIRATTVFGNKYVSLTSPRNPTPQRITAQQVIDARSVTSEFNTLFETLTSIAEKVDPVKLNLTLAATAQALTGLGDKFGQSIVNGNAILDDINPQMPQIRHDIAQLAALGDIYANAAPDLFDSLNNAVVTARTLHRQEADLDAALLAATGLGNTGADIFARGGPHLQRGIADLVPTAGLLDTYSPEIFCTIHNYYGAEPAAYDTTGGGNGYALRTMTELTSGLGGILTLPGLTGTVLTQGLLGLAGLVGGAPNPYVFPDNLPRVNARGGPGGAPGCWQPVTRDLWPAPSLVVDTGASLAPYNHVDTGSPYAIEYVWGRQVGDNTINP, from the coding sequence ATGACCATGCCGGCAAAGGAGAACCCGCCACGTATCCCGCCGTACAAGACGGCGGCCGCGGTGTTCTTGGTGGTGGCCGCCGCGGTGTTGGCGGTCGTGTGGTTGCAGTTTCGGGGCCAGTTCACGCCGAAGACGCGCTTGACGATGGTGGCTCCCCGGGCGGGTTTGGTGATGGATCCGGGGTCGAAGGTCACCTACAACGGGGTGGAAATCGGCCGGGTGGCCAGCATAACGGAGATCCACCGGGACGGTACGCCGGTGGCCAAGTTCGTCTTGGATGTGGATCCGAAGTACATCACGCTGATTCCGGCCAATGTGGACGCCAACATCAGGGCGACCACGGTGTTCGGCAACAAGTATGTGTCGTTGACCTCACCGAGGAATCCGACGCCACAGCGCATCACCGCACAGCAAGTGATCGATGCGAGGTCGGTGACGTCCGAGTTCAACACGTTGTTCGAGACGCTTACCTCGATCGCCGAGAAGGTGGATCCGGTCAAGTTGAACCTGACGCTGGCCGCGACCGCGCAGGCATTGACCGGGCTGGGCGACAAGTTCGGGCAATCGATCGTCAACGGCAACGCCATCCTCGACGACATCAATCCGCAAATGCCGCAGATCCGACATGACATTGCGCAGCTGGCTGCCCTGGGCGACATCTACGCCAACGCCGCACCGGATCTGTTCGACTCCCTCAACAACGCGGTGGTCACGGCGCGCACGCTGCACCGGCAGGAAGCCGATCTCGATGCCGCATTGCTGGCCGCGACCGGGCTGGGCAACACCGGCGCGGACATCTTCGCCCGCGGCGGGCCCCACCTGCAGCGGGGAATCGCCGATCTGGTGCCTACCGCCGGGCTGCTCGACACGTACAGTCCCGAGATTTTCTGCACCATCCACAACTACTACGGCGCCGAACCCGCGGCGTATGACACGACGGGCGGCGGCAACGGCTACGCGCTGAGAACCATGACCGAGCTGACGTCAGGGTTGGGCGGCATCCTGACCCTCCCGGGGCTGACCGGCACGGTGCTCACCCAGGGCCTCCTGGGGCTCGCCGGACTGGTCGGCGGGGCGCCGAATCCCTATGTGTTTCCGGACAATCTGCCGCGGGTGAACGCTCGCGGCGGGCCGGGGGGCGCGCCGGGTTGCTGGCAGCCCGTCACCCGTGATCTGTGGCCGGCGCCGAGTCTGGTGGTGGACACCGGCGCCAGTCTCGCGCCGTACAACCACGTAGACACCGGCTCACCGTACGCAATCGAGTATGTGTGGGGCCGTCAGGTCGGGGACAACACGATCAACCCATGA
- a CDS encoding virulence factor Mce family protein: MKITGTAIKLGTVALVLLLITMSIVVVFGQMRFNRTNGYSAEFSNASGLRDGQFVRAAGVEIGKVKKVRLIDGGMRVRVDFDVDRSIPLYQSTTAQIRYLDLLGNRYLELKRAEGEGFDRVLPAGGFIPLSRTSPALDLDALIGGFKPLFRALDPKKVNTIAAAIITVFQGQGGTINDILDQTARLTAHVAERDQAIGEVVKNLNIVLDTTVRHRKEFDQTVDNFERLITGLRNHADPLAAGIADISNAAGTVADLLADNRALLHKEINYLQALQQPLVEQRDQLDDLIHKTPTALNLIGRSIGLYGDWVNFYVCDLTIKWNGLQPGGPVRTVRIWQQPTGRCAPQ; encoded by the coding sequence ATGAAAATCACCGGCACCGCTATCAAGCTCGGCACCGTCGCGTTGGTGCTGCTGCTGATCACCATGTCGATCGTCGTGGTGTTCGGTCAGATGCGCTTCAACCGAACCAACGGCTATTCCGCGGAATTCAGCAATGCCAGCGGGCTGCGCGACGGCCAGTTCGTCCGCGCCGCCGGGGTGGAGATCGGCAAGGTCAAGAAGGTGCGGCTGATCGACGGCGGCATGCGGGTACGGGTGGACTTCGACGTCGACCGCTCGATACCGCTCTACCAGTCGACGACCGCGCAGATCCGCTATCTCGACCTGCTCGGTAACCGCTACCTGGAGCTCAAACGCGCCGAGGGCGAGGGCTTTGACCGGGTTCTGCCGGCGGGCGGATTCATCCCGCTGTCTCGAACGTCGCCGGCGCTGGATCTCGACGCCCTGATCGGTGGTTTCAAGCCGCTGTTCCGGGCGCTCGATCCGAAGAAGGTCAATACCATCGCGGCGGCCATCATCACCGTGTTTCAGGGTCAGGGCGGGACCATCAACGACATCCTCGACCAGACCGCGCGGCTGACCGCCCACGTTGCCGAACGCGACCAGGCGATCGGCGAGGTGGTCAAGAACCTGAACATCGTGCTGGACACCACGGTGCGGCATCGCAAGGAGTTCGACCAGACCGTCGACAACTTCGAGAGACTGATCACCGGGCTGCGCAACCACGCCGATCCGCTGGCCGCCGGCATCGCGGACATCAGCAACGCCGCCGGAACGGTGGCCGACCTGCTGGCGGACAACCGCGCGCTGCTGCACAAGGAGATCAACTACCTGCAGGCTCTTCAGCAGCCGCTCGTCGAACAAAGGGATCAGCTCGACGATCTGATCCACAAGACGCCGACCGCGCTCAACCTGATCGGGCGCAGCATCGGCCTCTACGGCGACTGGGTGAACTTCTACGTGTGCGACCTCACGATCAAGTGGAATGGACTGCAGCCCGGAGGCCCGGTCCGCACGGTCAGGATCTGGCAGCAGCCCACGGGTAGGTGCGCGCCGCAATGA
- a CDS encoding virulence factor Mce family protein has protein sequence MRTLTEFNRGRVGLMGITVLGLVVAVGQTFTSVPMLFASPSYYGQFTDTGQLNKNDKVRIAGVDVGKVEALEIAGDHVRIKFSIGGNTIGTDSRVAIKTDTILGKKVLEIESRGTQRLRPGGVLPLGQSTTPYQLYDATFDVTKAATGWDIDTVKRSLNVLAQTIDQTYPHLSAALDGLAKFSDTIGKRDEQIKHLLAQANQVASVLGDRSEQVNRLLVNAKTLVAAFNERGRAIDALLGNVSAFSAQVQGFINDNPNLNPVLEQLRALSDVLVARKDDLAQTLTYVGQFAASLGESVASGPYFKIVLANLLPYWMLQPFVDAAFKKRGIDPEDFWRSAGLPEFRWPDPNGTRFPNGAPPPAPPVLEGTPEHPGPAVPPGTACSYTPPPDALPRPWNPLPCAGVDVGPFGGSFPAPLDVQASPPNPNGLPPTPAIAIAGRPGEPPPDLPGTPVPLPPDAPPGARTEGLQPAGPIPPPSTFVPGLPPGPPAPPGPGPQLPAPFITPGGTGGSQN, from the coding sequence ATGAGAACGCTGACGGAGTTCAACCGCGGCCGTGTCGGGCTCATGGGCATCACCGTCCTTGGGCTCGTCGTCGCCGTCGGCCAAACCTTCACCAGTGTCCCGATGTTGTTTGCCAGTCCGAGCTACTACGGGCAGTTCACCGACACCGGTCAACTGAACAAGAACGACAAGGTGCGCATCGCCGGTGTGGACGTCGGCAAGGTGGAGGCGCTCGAGATCGCCGGCGACCACGTCCGGATCAAGTTCTCCATCGGCGGCAACACCATCGGCACCGACAGTCGAGTCGCGATCAAGACCGACACCATCCTGGGCAAGAAGGTGCTCGAGATCGAGTCGCGGGGCACCCAGAGGTTGCGGCCCGGGGGCGTGTTGCCGCTGGGTCAGAGCACCACCCCCTATCAGCTCTACGACGCGACCTTCGACGTCACCAAGGCCGCCACCGGCTGGGACATCGACACCGTCAAGCGGTCGCTGAATGTCTTGGCGCAGACCATCGATCAGACCTACCCGCACCTGAGTGCCGCCCTCGACGGTTTGGCCAAATTCTCCGACACCATCGGTAAACGCGACGAACAGATCAAGCATCTGCTCGCTCAGGCCAACCAGGTGGCCAGCGTGCTCGGTGACCGCAGCGAACAAGTCAACCGGCTGCTGGTCAACGCGAAGACGCTGGTGGCCGCGTTCAATGAACGTGGACGGGCCATCGACGCCCTACTGGGGAACGTTTCCGCATTCTCGGCCCAGGTTCAGGGGTTCATCAACGACAACCCGAACCTGAATCCTGTGCTGGAGCAGTTGCGCGCCCTCAGCGACGTGCTGGTGGCACGCAAAGACGACTTGGCTCAAACCCTCACGTATGTCGGCCAATTCGCCGCCTCGCTAGGGGAGTCCGTCGCGTCGGGACCGTACTTCAAGATAGTCCTGGCAAATTTGCTGCCGTACTGGATGTTGCAGCCATTCGTCGACGCCGCCTTCAAGAAGCGCGGCATCGACCCGGAGGACTTTTGGCGCAGCGCCGGCCTGCCCGAGTTCCGCTGGCCCGATCCCAACGGCACCCGATTCCCCAACGGCGCGCCGCCGCCCGCACCACCGGTGCTGGAAGGCACCCCGGAGCATCCGGGACCGGCCGTCCCACCGGGAACAGCATGTTCGTACACCCCGCCGCCCGACGCGCTGCCGCGGCCGTGGAACCCGCTGCCGTGCGCGGGCGTAGACGTCGGCCCGTTCGGCGGCAGTTTCCCGGCGCCGCTCGACGTCCAGGCGTCGCCGCCGAACCCGAACGGCCTGCCACCGACACCAGCGATCGCGATCGCCGGGCGGCCGGGCGAGCCGCCCCCGGACCTACCGGGCACACCGGTGCCGCTGCCGCCCGACGCGCCGCCGGGGGCGCGCACCGAGGGCCTGCAACCGGCCGGCCCCATCCCGCCGCCGTCGACGTTCGTGCCCGGGCTGCCGCCGGGGCCACCCGCGCCGCCGGGACCCGGACCGCAGCTGCCGGCCCCGTTCATCACACCCGGTGGGACGGGAGGCAGCCAGAATTGA
- a CDS encoding virulence factor Mce family protein, whose product MSPVFDIRNPRLRRVITSLVVVLALGAGFVGWRLYQKLTNNTVVAYLPEAYALYSGDRVQIMGVRVGSIDKVEPAGDKMKVTFHYNNKYKVPANASAVVVNPTLVASRSIQLEPPYKGGPVLADNAVIPIERTQVPTEWDELRDSVANIISKLGPTPEQPKGPFGDLIEAAADGLAGKGKQINTTLDSLSRALTALNEGRSDFFAVVHSLALFVNALHKDDQQFVALNNNLAQFTDKLTGSDHELADAIRQFDGLLLTLRPFLVKNREVLARDVDNLANLTTTLVQPEPLNGLETALHVLPTLETNLSQIYHPSHGAVMSIPAIPNFANPMQFVCSMIQAGSRLGYQESAELCAQYLAPILDAIKFNYLPLGLNLFSTAETLPKEIAYSEPRLQPPNGYKDTTVPGIWVPDTPLSHRNTQPGWVVAPGMQGTQVGPITAGLLTPESLAELMGGADIAPPPSGLQTPPGPPNAYDEYPVLPPIGVQAPQVPIPPPPPAPGVVSGPVAPTPAGPPPAQAAASTGPGS is encoded by the coding sequence TTGAGTCCCGTCTTCGATATCCGCAACCCGCGGCTCCGGAGGGTCATTACCTCGCTGGTGGTCGTGCTGGCACTCGGCGCCGGGTTCGTCGGCTGGCGGCTCTACCAGAAACTGACCAACAACACCGTTGTCGCTTACCTCCCGGAGGCGTACGCGCTCTATTCCGGAGACAGGGTCCAGATCATGGGCGTTCGCGTGGGTTCGATCGACAAGGTCGAGCCGGCCGGCGACAAGATGAAGGTGACTTTTCACTACAACAACAAGTACAAGGTCCCCGCCAACGCGTCTGCCGTGGTTGTGAACCCCACCCTGGTGGCGTCGCGGAGCATCCAGTTGGAGCCCCCCTACAAAGGGGGTCCGGTGCTGGCCGATAACGCGGTGATCCCCATCGAGCGCACCCAGGTGCCGACCGAGTGGGACGAACTGCGCGACAGCGTCGCCAACATCATCTCCAAACTTGGCCCGACACCCGAGCAGCCCAAGGGCCCCTTCGGTGACCTCATCGAGGCTGCCGCGGACGGGTTGGCCGGCAAGGGTAAGCAAATCAACACGACTCTGGACAGCCTGTCGCGGGCGCTGACCGCGCTGAACGAGGGCCGTAGCGACTTCTTCGCGGTGGTGCACAGCCTGGCGCTGTTCGTCAACGCCTTGCACAAAGATGACCAGCAGTTCGTCGCGTTGAACAACAACCTGGCCCAGTTCACCGACAAACTGACCGGGTCCGACCATGAGCTTGCCGATGCGATACGGCAGTTCGACGGGCTGCTCTTGACCCTGCGCCCGTTCTTGGTCAAGAACCGCGAGGTGCTCGCGCGCGACGTTGACAACCTCGCCAACCTGACCACCACGCTGGTCCAACCCGAGCCGCTGAACGGTTTGGAGACCGCCCTGCACGTCTTGCCGACCCTGGAGACCAACCTGAGCCAGATTTACCACCCGTCGCACGGTGCGGTCATGTCCATCCCGGCAATCCCCAACTTCGCGAACCCGATGCAATTCGTGTGCAGCATGATTCAGGCCGGTAGCCGGCTGGGGTATCAAGAATCCGCCGAACTGTGTGCGCAATACCTGGCGCCAATTCTCGATGCGATCAAGTTCAACTACCTCCCGTTAGGACTGAACCTGTTCAGCACCGCCGAGACGCTACCCAAGGAAATCGCCTACTCCGAGCCCCGGCTGCAGCCGCCGAACGGGTACAAGGACACTACGGTGCCCGGGATCTGGGTGCCCGATACCCCGCTGTCGCACCGCAACACCCAGCCCGGCTGGGTTGTGGCGCCGGGCATGCAGGGCACGCAGGTGGGGCCGATCACGGCGGGTCTGTTGACCCCCGAATCTCTGGCCGAACTGATGGGCGGCGCGGATATCGCACCCCCGCCGTCAGGGCTGCAGACCCCGCCGGGACCGCCGAACGCGTACGACGAGTACCCGGTGTTGCCACCCATCGGCGTGCAGGCCCCGCAGGTGCCGATCCCGCCGCCGCCACCGGCTCCAGGCGTGGTCTCGGGCCCAGTCGCGCCGACGCCCGCCGGACCACCACCCGCGCAGGCGGCCGCATCGACGGGACCGGGCTCATGA